In the Thauera sedimentorum genome, one interval contains:
- a CDS encoding proton-conducting transporter transmembrane domain-containing protein: MKFLLVAPIVLPLLTLIACLLLRRRHERLAAAVSVAGAVLLTLVGVELVVLAASGEILAGQMGGWAAPYGITLVIDRLAAAMVAIAGLIGLATVVYGLRSDGDPAGGKDFHCFVHGLLTGVCGAFITGDVFNLYVWFEVMLIGSFALIVLGGGPRRLSGTVVYLFLNLLATLLFLLAAGLLYGATGTLNMAGLAQQAAAGGLPPGASVAVVLMLLAFSIKAALFPVFGWLPASYHVAWSPVSAMFAGLLTKVGVYALIRLVTLVWPQAGPAHEVLLWIACATMLVGVLGAAAQTEVRRILSFHIVSQVGYMVLGLALATPLALAGAVFYVIHHIVVKANLFFVGGVAARMTGSERLAAMGGLYARAPWLALLFAIPALSLAGIPPLSGFWAKFVLVRASLEAGMWLAATVALLTGLLTLLSMSKIWNEAFLKAHPAGDGGLRVPPGPRRAYAVMAGLGAITVLFGLAAGPLFDYATAAAEQLVDPAGYIRAVLGGGGH, encoded by the coding sequence ATGAAGTTCCTGCTGGTCGCGCCCATCGTCCTGCCCCTGCTGACCCTGATCGCCTGCCTGTTGCTGCGCCGGCGTCATGAGCGTCTGGCGGCGGCGGTCAGCGTGGCCGGCGCCGTGCTGCTGACCCTGGTCGGCGTGGAGCTCGTGGTGCTGGCCGCCTCCGGGGAGATCCTCGCCGGCCAGATGGGCGGCTGGGCGGCACCCTACGGCATCACCCTGGTGATCGACCGCCTGGCGGCGGCGATGGTGGCCATCGCCGGGCTGATCGGCCTGGCCACCGTGGTGTACGGACTGCGCTCGGATGGCGATCCGGCCGGCGGCAAGGATTTCCACTGTTTCGTGCATGGCCTGCTCACCGGGGTGTGCGGCGCCTTCATCACCGGCGACGTGTTCAACCTCTACGTGTGGTTCGAGGTGATGCTGATCGGCTCCTTCGCCCTGATCGTGCTCGGCGGCGGCCCGCGGCGGCTGTCGGGCACGGTGGTGTATCTGTTCCTCAACCTGCTGGCGACGCTGCTGTTCCTGCTGGCGGCCGGCCTGCTGTATGGCGCCACCGGCACGCTCAACATGGCAGGGCTGGCCCAGCAGGCGGCGGCCGGCGGCCTGCCGCCCGGTGCCAGCGTGGCCGTGGTGCTGATGCTGCTCGCCTTCTCGATCAAGGCCGCGCTGTTCCCGGTGTTCGGCTGGCTGCCGGCCTCCTACCACGTGGCCTGGTCGCCGGTCTCGGCGATGTTCGCCGGGCTGCTGACCAAGGTCGGCGTCTATGCGCTGATCCGCCTGGTCACGCTGGTGTGGCCGCAGGCCGGGCCGGCGCACGAGGTGCTGCTGTGGATTGCCTGCGCGACCATGCTGGTGGGGGTGCTGGGCGCGGCGGCGCAGACCGAGGTGCGGCGCATCCTGTCCTTCCACATCGTCAGCCAGGTCGGCTACATGGTGCTCGGCCTGGCGCTGGCCACGCCGCTGGCGCTGGCCGGCGCGGTGTTCTACGTGATCCACCACATCGTGGTGAAGGCGAACCTGTTCTTCGTCGGCGGCGTGGCCGCGCGGATGACCGGCTCGGAGCGGCTGGCCGCCATGGGCGGGCTTTATGCACGGGCGCCGTGGCTTGCCTTGCTGTTCGCCATCCCGGCGCTGTCACTGGCGGGCATTCCGCCCTTGTCCGGTTTCTGGGCCAAGTTCGTGCTGGTGCGTGCGAGCCTGGAGGCCGGCATGTGGCTGGCCGCCACGGTTGCGCTGCTCACCGGGCTGCTGACCCTGCTGTCGATGAGCAAGATCTGGAACGAGGCCTTCCTCAAGGCCCACCCTGCGGGAGATGGCGGCCTGCGCGTTCCGCCCGGTCCGCGCCGGGCCTACGCGGTGATGGCGGGGCTGGGGGCGATCACCGTGCTGTTCGGTCTCGCCGCCGGTCCCTTGTTCGACTACGCCACGGCGGCCGCCGAGCAACTGGTCGATCCGGCCGGCTACATCCGCGCGGTCCTCGGCGGGGGAGGGCACTGA
- a CDS encoding sodium:proton antiporter codes for MEIVAALTVGVLVAIGTWMLLDRNLVRVVLGVVVLGNAINMAVLTAGRLGSEVAAFVTPAGVPAGAANPLPQALVLTAIVIGFALFAFALVVLKRTWEEHGSTETDRITARAEAPAPDLPDEPSVAAAGGREEVRR; via the coding sequence ATGGAGATCGTTGCGGCGCTGACCGTGGGCGTGCTGGTGGCCATCGGCACCTGGATGCTGCTGGACCGCAACCTGGTGCGCGTGGTGCTGGGCGTGGTGGTGCTGGGGAACGCGATCAACATGGCGGTGCTGACCGCCGGCCGCCTGGGCAGCGAGGTGGCGGCCTTCGTGACGCCCGCAGGCGTGCCCGCCGGGGCGGCCAACCCCTTGCCGCAGGCGCTGGTGCTGACCGCCATCGTCATCGGCTTTGCGCTGTTCGCCTTTGCGCTGGTGGTGCTCAAGCGCACCTGGGAGGAGCACGGCAGCACGGAAACCGACCGGATCACCGCGCGCGCGGAAGCGCCTGCGCCCGATCTGCCGGACGAGCCGTCGGTGGCCGCTGCCGGCGGACGTGAGGAGGTGCGCCGATGA